One window from the genome of Microbulbifer sp. ALW1 encodes:
- a CDS encoding YheU family protein: MIIPHSQLAPETLQSLLEEYATRDGTDYGEREVSLTDKVASLRRQLESKTVVIWFEPGEESVNLVLAEDIPKDLSIDPSIDPSGEEGY; encoded by the coding sequence TCCCCATAGCCAGTTAGCGCCGGAAACCCTGCAAAGTCTTCTCGAAGAATATGCCACCCGCGACGGCACCGATTACGGTGAGCGAGAAGTGAGCCTTACGGACAAGGTGGCCAGTCTGCGCCGCCAGTTGGAGAGCAAGACCGTTGTTATCTGGTTTGAACCGGGGGAGGAGTCGGTGAACCTGGTGCTGGCCGAGGATATTCCCAAAGATCTTTCCATAGACCCTTCCATAGATCCTTCCGGAGAGGAGGGCTACTGA
- a CDS encoding alpha/beta family hydrolase encodes MSIPDGWLLDRPDLEPSSWFLFAHGAGAPMDSDFMQSLTAMLVAQGVGVLRFEFPYMAERRLSGGRRPPNRMDVLLASFQEQIDLACDVLQPRALFIGGKSMGGRVASIQAQANFESGKVAGAVCLGYPFHPPGKPEKLRTDHLAGLSCPTLIVQGTRDKLGDCEEVASYALSPAIDCHWLQDGDHDFKPRKASGFTQQQHWQSAADRAVAFMLARES; translated from the coding sequence ATGTCCATTCCGGACGGTTGGTTGCTGGATAGACCGGATCTGGAGCCAAGTAGCTGGTTTCTGTTCGCCCACGGTGCCGGGGCGCCTATGGATAGTGATTTTATGCAGTCACTCACAGCGATGCTGGTGGCGCAGGGGGTGGGGGTGCTGCGGTTTGAGTTTCCGTATATGGCGGAGCGGCGCTTGAGTGGTGGGCGCAGGCCGCCGAACAGGATGGATGTGTTGTTGGCGTCCTTTCAGGAGCAGATTGATCTGGCCTGTGATGTGTTGCAGCCGCGCGCGCTGTTTATTGGCGGCAAGTCCATGGGTGGGCGTGTGGCGAGTATACAGGCACAGGCGAATTTTGAATCCGGGAAGGTGGCGGGGGCCGTTTGTTTGGGGTATCCGTTCCACCCTCCGGGCAAGCCGGAAAAGTTGCGTACCGATCACCTGGCCGGGCTTAGTTGTCCGACCCTGATAGTACAGGGAACCAGAGATAAGCTGGGGGATTGCGAGGAAGTTGCCAGTTATGCGCTTTCTCCGGCAATTGACTGCCATTGGCTGCAAGATGGCGACCATGACTTCAAGCCGCGCAAGGCCAGCGGTTTCACTCAGCAACAACACTGGCAATCGGCGGCTGACCGGGCGGTTGCGTTTATGCTTGCTCGAGAATCGTGA
- a CDS encoding antibiotic biosynthesis monooxygenase encodes MIYVLIEREIAEDLESTYEEAARKLLTNAYHTTGFVDGHTYTELDNPLRRFTLSKWKSVLHWQQWFDSEERREQMTQLAPMLAHEERITILEQA; translated from the coding sequence ATGATTTACGTATTGATTGAGCGAGAAATCGCCGAAGACCTGGAATCCACATACGAAGAAGCGGCCCGCAAGCTGCTAACCAATGCCTACCACACCACCGGTTTTGTCGACGGCCATACCTACACCGAACTGGACAACCCCCTGCGCCGTTTCACCCTCTCCAAATGGAAATCCGTCCTGCACTGGCAGCAGTGGTTCGACAGCGAAGAACGCAGGGAACAGATGACCCAACTGGCCCCCATGCTCGCTCACGAGGAGCGGATCACGATTCTCGAGCAAGCATAA
- the tusA gene encoding sulfurtransferase TusA, whose amino-acid sequence MNSQHTLDARGLLCPEPVMMLHAAVRKVAAGEVLQMFATDPSTQRDVPKFCQFLGYELVKHAEENDEFIYWIRKADS is encoded by the coding sequence ATGAATTCACAACATACCCTTGATGCCCGCGGCTTGCTGTGCCCGGAACCCGTTATGATGCTTCACGCTGCGGTGCGCAAAGTCGCCGCGGGGGAAGTGTTGCAGATGTTTGCCACTGACCCGTCCACTCAGCGGGATGTGCCCAAATTCTGCCAGTTTCTCGGTTACGAGCTGGTGAAGCATGCGGAAGAGAATGACGAGTTTATTTACTGGATCAGGAAAGCCGATTCCTGA
- a CDS encoding elongation factor P hydroxylase: MTERIVTVFDQCFAAPDGLNTRLRGGFEEPYYRPADQGLGFHQIEFTRDYPASALHEAAHWCVAGAERRLLADYGYWYAPDGRSVAQQQEFERVEVKPQALEWIFARACGMRFRVSADNLDAGLGPSERFKGAIWQQVQQYCTQGVNPRATLFARSLAVAFECADPLQPSAYRLEDLA; the protein is encoded by the coding sequence GTGACTGAACGAATAGTCACCGTATTTGACCAGTGCTTTGCGGCCCCGGACGGCCTGAACACTCGCCTCAGGGGCGGGTTCGAGGAGCCCTATTATCGACCCGCGGACCAGGGCCTGGGGTTTCACCAGATTGAATTCACCCGCGATTATCCTGCCAGCGCCCTGCACGAGGCCGCCCACTGGTGCGTGGCTGGGGCCGAGCGGCGCCTTCTCGCGGATTACGGCTACTGGTACGCCCCGGACGGCCGCAGCGTCGCCCAGCAACAGGAGTTTGAGCGGGTGGAGGTCAAGCCCCAGGCGCTGGAGTGGATCTTCGCCCGTGCCTGCGGGATGCGCTTCCGGGTCAGTGCAGATAATCTCGATGCGGGCCTGGGTCCCAGTGAACGCTTCAAAGGCGCCATTTGGCAGCAGGTGCAACAATACTGCACCCAGGGGGTAAACCCCCGCGCAACGCTGTTTGCCCGCTCGCTGGCCGTTGCCTTCGAATGTGCCGATCCGTTGCAGCCGTCAGCTTATCGGCTGGAGGACCTGGCATGA
- a CDS encoding 5'-3' exonuclease H3TH domain-containing protein — translation MKRGIADARDDLGEIYLVDASVYIFRYYFALPPNWVSRSGYTTEAVYGFSNFLLDLLSRKPALIACAFDESLGNCFRNDIYPDYKCSRALPDETLAYQLAACREMAEAFGIASFSSERFEADDILATLTETCADSGLTPTVITRDKDLGQLLARGAESLWDFAADLYLDQTAIQEKFGVQPGQIADYLALVGDSIDDIPGVPGVGAKTAARLLAEFESVEELIANVQQIATLKIRGAKGIAAKIASHADQIRMALRLAQLEYRVPLNAGVEDLAWQPPEAAFAQALAEEFGIGGLSQKIQRTLAGSDQPSAGTRTKTEIA, via the coding sequence ATGAAGCGGGGGATTGCAGATGCTCGCGACGATCTGGGCGAGATCTACCTGGTGGATGCCTCGGTCTACATCTTTCGCTATTACTTTGCGTTGCCCCCCAACTGGGTGAGCCGATCGGGGTATACCACCGAGGCGGTGTACGGCTTCAGCAACTTCCTGCTTGACCTTTTGAGCCGCAAGCCGGCGCTTATCGCCTGCGCTTTCGACGAGTCCCTCGGCAACTGTTTCCGCAACGACATCTACCCCGATTACAAATGCAGTCGTGCATTGCCGGATGAAACGCTGGCCTATCAATTGGCCGCCTGCCGGGAAATGGCCGAGGCATTCGGTATTGCGAGCTTTTCCAGTGAGCGCTTTGAAGCGGACGATATCCTTGCGACCCTGACGGAAACCTGCGCGGACAGCGGCTTAACCCCAACCGTGATTACACGGGACAAAGATCTGGGGCAACTCCTGGCGCGGGGCGCGGAAAGCCTGTGGGATTTTGCCGCGGATCTGTATCTGGACCAGACCGCAATCCAGGAAAAGTTTGGCGTGCAGCCGGGGCAGATTGCGGACTATCTCGCTTTGGTTGGCGACAGCATTGACGATATCCCCGGAGTGCCCGGTGTTGGCGCCAAGACGGCGGCACGTCTGCTGGCCGAATTCGAATCAGTGGAAGAGCTCATTGCCAATGTTCAGCAGATTGCCACCCTGAAGATTCGCGGTGCCAAGGGCATTGCCGCAAAAATTGCCAGTCATGCGGATCAGATTCGCATGGCCCTGCGATTGGCCCAACTGGAATACCGGGTGCCACTCAATGCCGGCGTCGAAGATCTCGCCTGGCAGCCGCCGGAAGCGGCATTTGCACAGGCGCTGGCAGAAGAATTTGGCATTGGTGGGCTCTCACAAAAAATCCAGCGCACCTTGGCCGGCAGTGACCAGCCAAGTGCCGGAACCCGGACAAAAACGGAAATCGCATGA
- a CDS encoding 4-phosphoerythronate dehydrogenase has product MMDTSPQKTSLNIVADENIPGLEAWFADLGVITRAPGRTLTKSQLMEADVLLVRSVTQVDAALLEGTPVRFVGSCTIGTDHLDTGWLESRGIHWSAAPGCNANSVVEYVFCVLAALDVDWRGRSFGIVGCGNVGGLLQRRLKALGIPCNIYDPWLPDNPDTAQLDAVLQQDVICLHAPLVKDGPHPSLHMIDADALRRIQPGAVLISAGRGAVIENQALFERLSEAQSGAHVVDERPFTAVLDVWENEPDIRLDLLEKVNQGSPHIAGYSHDGKLAGTSMIRQALNKALELPPLSEVKTEDLARQPLATGESGFAAIRSLLLQMYDPREDDRRLREAASAALAGGTPMAEAFDRLRKQYPKRLEFSHYRLEAPNLDAETRQQLEILGLT; this is encoded by the coding sequence ATGATGGATACCTCTCCGCAGAAAACGTCGCTGAATATTGTGGCGGATGAAAACATTCCGGGCCTTGAGGCGTGGTTTGCTGATCTGGGCGTGATCACCCGGGCGCCAGGGCGAACATTGACCAAATCCCAGTTGATGGAGGCCGACGTGCTGTTGGTGCGGTCGGTCACCCAGGTGGACGCTGCGCTGCTGGAGGGAACGCCTGTTCGCTTCGTCGGCAGTTGCACCATTGGCACGGATCATCTGGATACCGGGTGGTTGGAATCCCGGGGGATTCACTGGAGTGCAGCGCCGGGCTGCAATGCCAACTCCGTGGTGGAGTATGTGTTTTGCGTACTGGCCGCCTTGGATGTTGATTGGCGGGGGCGCAGTTTCGGTATCGTCGGTTGTGGCAATGTGGGGGGGCTGTTACAGCGACGCCTCAAGGCATTGGGAATTCCCTGCAACATCTACGACCCATGGCTGCCGGATAATCCCGATACGGCCCAATTGGACGCGGTGCTGCAGCAGGATGTGATCTGCCTGCACGCGCCCCTGGTAAAAGACGGTCCACACCCGAGCCTGCATATGATTGATGCAGACGCCTTGCGACGGATCCAGCCGGGTGCAGTGCTGATCAGCGCGGGACGGGGCGCTGTGATCGAGAATCAGGCGCTGTTTGAACGGCTTTCTGAGGCCCAGAGCGGCGCGCATGTCGTGGATGAGAGACCATTCACCGCCGTCCTGGACGTGTGGGAAAACGAGCCGGATATCCGCCTGGACTTGCTGGAAAAAGTAAACCAGGGCAGCCCGCATATTGCCGGCTACAGCCACGACGGCAAGCTGGCGGGCACTTCGATGATTCGCCAGGCCCTCAACAAGGCTTTGGAGCTTCCTCCGCTGTCAGAGGTGAAAACCGAAGATCTCGCACGGCAGCCACTCGCAACCGGTGAATCCGGGTTTGCCGCCATACGCTCGTTACTGCTACAGATGTACGATCCGCGGGAAGATGATCGCCGATTGCGCGAGGCTGCCAGCGCTGCGCTCGCGGGTGGAACGCCTATGGCAGAGGCTTTCGATCGGTTGCGCAAGCAGTACCCGAAGCGCCTGGAGTTTTCCCACTATCGTCTTGAGGCGCCAAACCTGGACGCGGAAACACGGCAACAACTGGAAATACTGGGGCTCACGTGA
- a CDS encoding ATP-NAD kinase family protein translates to MKLKKLGLIINPWAGVGGPAGLKGSDGTDTVDRALAAGIQPQSHKRAAIALSQIVPFAAELEIVTFAGDMGEDLARELGFLCTLVGGAAGERSTPEDSESAALAIRASGADLIVFVGGDGTARNMVNALGDGFPVLGIPAGVKMHSACFAISPKAGGEVLRRLMAGELVDLHQREVRDIDEKSFREGRVSTRYYGELLVPEEGHFLQAVKNAGREVEELAVADIAAGIVEEIADLDPDTLYVFGPGSTTLAVLAELGAEGTLLGVDLWRDGTLLAADVNALQVLAAIEEHHRASQAPVKIILTAIGGQGHLIGRGNQQLSPSVLKAVERENLMVVATKTKITELGGRPLLIDSGEPELDEAWSGFIRVVTGYRDEILYPLSSDGSGEYSPGSTGSESH, encoded by the coding sequence GTGAAGCTGAAGAAACTCGGACTGATCATCAATCCCTGGGCCGGTGTTGGTGGCCCTGCAGGCCTCAAAGGCAGCGATGGTACCGATACGGTCGATCGCGCGCTGGCCGCGGGTATCCAGCCGCAATCGCACAAGCGTGCGGCCATCGCGCTGTCACAAATAGTGCCTTTTGCTGCGGAACTGGAAATTGTTACCTTCGCGGGCGATATGGGTGAAGACCTGGCTCGGGAACTGGGCTTCCTCTGTACCCTTGTGGGTGGGGCCGCGGGCGAGCGCTCAACGCCAGAGGACAGCGAATCCGCCGCGTTGGCCATTCGTGCGTCGGGCGCTGATCTGATTGTTTTTGTGGGCGGCGATGGTACTGCGCGCAATATGGTCAATGCGCTCGGAGATGGCTTCCCGGTGCTGGGCATTCCCGCGGGGGTGAAAATGCACTCTGCCTGCTTCGCCATTTCCCCCAAAGCCGGCGGCGAAGTGCTGCGGCGTCTGATGGCGGGGGAGTTGGTGGATCTGCACCAGCGGGAAGTACGGGATATCGATGAAAAATCTTTCCGCGAAGGCCGCGTGAGCACACGCTATTACGGCGAGCTGCTGGTCCCGGAAGAGGGGCATTTTCTGCAGGCGGTCAAAAATGCGGGCCGCGAAGTCGAGGAGCTGGCAGTGGCCGACATTGCCGCCGGCATTGTCGAGGAAATCGCGGATCTGGACCCGGATACGCTGTATGTATTCGGCCCCGGTTCCACCACCCTGGCCGTGCTCGCGGAGCTGGGCGCGGAGGGAACCCTACTGGGGGTGGATTTATGGCGAGACGGCACATTGCTGGCGGCGGATGTGAATGCGCTACAGGTACTGGCCGCAATTGAAGAGCATCACCGGGCCTCCCAGGCACCGGTAAAGATCATTCTCACTGCAATCGGCGGTCAGGGGCATCTGATCGGCCGCGGCAACCAGCAGCTGAGCCCATCGGTATTGAAAGCGGTCGAGCGTGAAAACCTGATGGTGGTGGCGACCAAAACCAAAATCACCGAACTGGGCGGGCGCCCGCTGCTGATTGATAGTGGGGAGCCGGAGCTGGATGAGGCCTGGAGTGGTTTTATCCGCGTGGTTACCGGCTACCGCGATGAGATTCTCTACCCGCTTTCCAGTGATGGCAGTGGCGAGTACAGCCCCGGGTCAACCGGGTCTGAATCGCACTGA
- a CDS encoding class I SAM-dependent methyltransferase — translation MDWEPLLHLVRSKLEQDSAKSCTDSRRLFHGRGHCYPGFDRVCVDSYHPALLVTLFDRYEDEDGLVTQLWTLAEPFGYRGLAVQRRYEQRAPIVWEAGAPVEELFARRGNLRFPLTFDRQNVGFFLDIEPGRRWLEQQVQAKAGQVENLKLLNLFAFTCAFSVVARAAGELEVLNIDLNKGVLKRGQINHQLNQLSTKGIRYLARDALREFKRYDRSGPFQLGVVDPPTRQKGAFDVETNYAKLLEKLPACLANEADLLLVLNSPAHTEADFREMIAAADSGYEVIERLPQNPDFPDSDPNAALKMLHVRFRRSS, via the coding sequence TTGGATTGGGAACCTCTGCTGCACCTGGTGCGCAGCAAACTGGAGCAGGACTCTGCAAAGTCTTGTACAGACAGCCGCCGGCTGTTTCATGGTCGCGGCCACTGTTACCCGGGTTTCGACCGTGTCTGCGTGGACAGCTATCACCCGGCGCTACTGGTCACGCTGTTTGACCGATACGAGGATGAGGACGGGCTGGTTACGCAGCTGTGGACACTCGCAGAGCCCTTTGGCTACCGGGGTCTGGCGGTGCAGCGGCGCTATGAGCAGCGTGCTCCCATTGTGTGGGAGGCGGGCGCGCCTGTTGAAGAGCTGTTTGCTCGCCGTGGCAACCTGCGATTTCCGCTGACGTTTGATCGCCAGAACGTGGGCTTTTTCCTGGACATCGAGCCTGGTCGCCGCTGGCTGGAGCAGCAGGTGCAGGCGAAAGCAGGGCAGGTGGAAAACCTGAAATTGCTGAATCTGTTTGCGTTCACCTGTGCGTTTTCCGTGGTGGCGCGAGCGGCCGGTGAGCTGGAAGTATTGAATATTGACTTGAATAAAGGCGTGTTGAAGCGCGGGCAAATCAATCACCAGCTCAATCAGCTATCGACCAAGGGGATACGGTATCTGGCGAGGGATGCGCTTCGGGAGTTCAAACGGTATGACCGCAGTGGTCCTTTTCAACTGGGAGTGGTAGATCCGCCGACACGGCAAAAAGGCGCGTTTGATGTTGAAACGAATTACGCCAAGCTGTTGGAAAAGCTGCCGGCCTGTCTCGCCAACGAGGCTGATTTGCTGCTGGTACTCAATTCTCCGGCGCACACGGAGGCGGATTTCCGGGAAATGATCGCTGCAGCGGACTCGGGGTATGAGGTGATTGAGCGGTTGCCGCAGAACCCAGATTTCCCGGACAGTGATCCGAATGCGGCATTGAAGATGCTGCATGTGAGGTTTCGGCGTAGTTCCTAG
- a CDS encoding pyridoxal phosphate-dependent aminotransferase, with product MKDIHKSEKLHGVCYEIRGPVMEQATRMEEEGHRIMKLNIGNPAPFGFDAPDEILQDVIYNLSQAQGYVESKGLFAARKAIMHECQNLGVAGVDIDDIYLGNGVSELISMSTQALLNNGDEMLLPMPNYPLWMAATNLTGAKPVLYRCDEQAGWLPDIDDIKSKITPRTRGIVVINPNNPTGAVYPKALLEQIVEVARQHNLVIFADEIYSKILYDDAVFTPMATLAEDVLCLSFNGLSKSYRLAGFRSGWMIVSGAKHRARGFIEGMDILSSMRLCGNVPAMFAVQTALGGYQSIKDLVLPGGRLRQQRDLAYRMLNDIPGVSCTKPEGAIYLFPRIDLDRHKIDSDEKFVLEFLRQEKILLVQGSAFHWDAPDHLRIVFLPRADDLSHAIERLGNFLERYTR from the coding sequence ATGAAGGATATTCACAAGTCAGAGAAACTCCACGGTGTCTGCTACGAAATCCGCGGCCCGGTGATGGAGCAGGCAACCCGCATGGAGGAAGAAGGCCACCGGATCATGAAGCTGAATATCGGCAATCCGGCCCCTTTCGGCTTTGACGCACCCGATGAAATCCTACAGGACGTGATTTACAACCTGTCCCAGGCGCAGGGCTATGTGGAATCCAAGGGCCTGTTTGCCGCCCGCAAAGCGATTATGCACGAGTGCCAGAATCTCGGTGTAGCGGGCGTGGATATCGACGATATTTACTTGGGGAACGGCGTCTCCGAACTGATCTCCATGTCCACCCAGGCACTGCTGAACAACGGCGACGAAATGCTGTTGCCGATGCCCAACTACCCGCTGTGGATGGCAGCCACCAATCTCACCGGCGCCAAGCCGGTGCTCTACCGCTGCGATGAACAGGCGGGCTGGTTGCCGGATATCGACGACATCAAATCCAAAATCACCCCACGCACCCGCGGCATTGTTGTCATCAACCCCAACAACCCCACCGGGGCGGTTTACCCGAAAGCACTGCTGGAGCAGATCGTCGAAGTTGCGCGCCAGCACAACCTGGTCATTTTTGCCGACGAGATCTACAGCAAAATCCTCTACGACGATGCCGTCTTCACGCCTATGGCCACCCTGGCCGAAGACGTGCTGTGCCTGAGCTTCAACGGCCTGTCCAAGTCCTACCGCCTGGCGGGCTTCCGCTCCGGCTGGATGATCGTAAGCGGCGCCAAACACCGGGCACGGGGCTTTATCGAAGGGATGGATATCCTCTCGTCCATGCGCCTGTGCGGTAATGTACCGGCGATGTTCGCGGTACAGACGGCACTCGGCGGTTACCAGAGCATCAAGGATCTGGTGCTGCCCGGCGGCCGCCTGCGCCAACAGCGCGACCTGGCCTACCGGATGCTGAACGACATTCCAGGTGTCAGCTGTACCAAACCCGAAGGTGCTATTTATCTGTTCCCGCGTATCGACCTAGACCGCCACAAGATCGATAGCGACGAAAAATTTGTTCTGGAGTTTTTGCGCCAGGAAAAAATCCTGCTGGTACAGGGCAGTGCCTTCCACTGGGATGCGCCAGACCACCTGCGCATTGTCTTCCTGCCCAGAGCAGACGATCTTTCCCACGCAATCGAGCGCCTGGGCAACTTCCTCGAGCGCTACACTCGCTAA
- the msrB gene encoding peptide-methionine (R)-S-oxide reductase MsrB, which produces MSKEKDDNYWRERLTDEEFHVCREGGTERPFTGEYWATFEDGKYLCRCCGEVLFASESKFESSCGWPSFDAAAGAGAVEERPDHSLGMVRVEILCASCGSHLGHVFPDGPTDTGLRYCVNSLSVKHDPD; this is translated from the coding sequence ATGTCAAAAGAAAAAGACGATAACTACTGGCGCGAGCGCCTGACGGACGAAGAATTTCATGTCTGCCGGGAGGGCGGAACCGAGCGTCCCTTCACCGGTGAATACTGGGCCACTTTCGAGGATGGCAAATACCTCTGCCGCTGCTGTGGTGAAGTGTTGTTCGCGTCGGAATCCAAGTTTGAGTCCAGCTGCGGTTGGCCGAGTTTTGATGCCGCAGCCGGGGCGGGCGCTGTGGAAGAGCGCCCGGATCACAGCCTGGGCATGGTGCGAGTAGAAATCCTGTGTGCCAGCTGTGGCAGTCACCTGGGGCATGTATTCCCCGATGGCCCAACGGATACGGGGCTGCGCTATTGTGTTAATTCACTGTCGGTAAAACACGACCCGGACTGA
- a CDS encoding DUF1499 domain-containing protein gives MIRSGRKRHSSRWLYRIQWLLLAVIALAVAAVRLGLLHYLTAFEVFKYAGLAAVAVALGSILVFIWGLVTRHPEARRAALWATILGAIPVAIPLLLVGEHNFRAPAIHDISTDLKEPPAFEAILSLRGPGDNSAEYAGEAVASQQRNSPLYEDIQPLQLNLSVPEATELAADVAQKLGWRVVAKSPNKGRLEAVARTPVLGFTEDVVVRIQKEGQGVKVDVRSASRARIADLGSNGQRIRVFLKKMKKRAERQ, from the coding sequence ATGATTCGCTCAGGCCGCAAGCGCCATTCGAGCCGCTGGCTCTATCGCATTCAGTGGCTGCTGCTCGCGGTCATTGCCCTGGCGGTTGCCGCCGTCAGGCTCGGGTTGCTGCACTATTTGACGGCCTTTGAGGTGTTCAAGTACGCCGGGCTGGCGGCGGTGGCCGTAGCACTGGGATCCATCCTGGTGTTTATCTGGGGCCTGGTAACGCGGCACCCGGAAGCCCGCCGTGCGGCGCTCTGGGCGACGATTCTGGGGGCTATACCCGTGGCCATCCCGCTCTTGCTGGTGGGAGAGCACAATTTCCGTGCGCCTGCCATTCACGATATCTCCACTGATCTGAAGGAACCTCCGGCATTTGAGGCCATCCTGTCCCTGCGTGGACCGGGCGACAACAGTGCGGAGTACGCCGGCGAAGCAGTCGCCAGCCAGCAGCGCAATTCGCCGCTATACGAGGATATCCAGCCGTTGCAGCTTAATTTGAGCGTGCCTGAGGCTACCGAGCTGGCGGCGGATGTGGCGCAGAAGCTCGGCTGGCGGGTGGTGGCAAAAAGCCCCAACAAAGGGCGCCTGGAAGCGGTGGCGCGCACGCCGGTGCTCGGGTTTACCGAAGATGTGGTCGTCAGGATCCAGAAAGAGGGGCAGGGGGTTAAAGTGGACGTCCGTTCAGCTTCTCGTGCCCGGATCGCGGATCTTGGCAGCAATGGCCAGCGAATCCGTGTTTTCCTGAAGAAGATGAAGAAGCGCGCGGAGCGCCAGTAA
- a CDS encoding ABC transporter ATP-binding protein: MTQLVNMTTAALSIRDLQKTYDNGFEALKGISFDVQPGDFFALLGPNGAGKSTTIGILCSLVRKTGGSVEIFGIDIDKNFPAAKQMLGVVPQEFNFSQFEKVFDIVCTQGGFYGMPRKLAEERTEKYLRKLGLWDKRNTQARMLSGGMKRRLMIARALLHEPKLLILDEPTAGVDIELRRSMWEFLQEINAQGTTIILTTHYLEEAESLCRNIAIIDKGDIVENTSIKSLLKTLSREVFILDTRDVLASAPDFGDFDGRLLDEHSLEVTIEKGQSLSDLFVQLSAQNIAVTSMRNRANRLEELFVSLLADNKPQAEDGEAKP; this comes from the coding sequence ATGACACAGTTGGTAAATATGACGACTGCCGCACTCTCCATACGTGACCTCCAGAAAACCTACGACAACGGCTTTGAGGCGCTCAAGGGCATCAGCTTTGATGTGCAGCCCGGTGACTTCTTTGCACTACTCGGGCCTAACGGCGCGGGCAAATCCACTACCATCGGTATCCTGTGTTCGCTGGTACGCAAGACCGGTGGCAGCGTCGAAATATTCGGCATTGATATCGATAAGAATTTCCCCGCGGCCAAACAGATGTTGGGTGTGGTGCCTCAGGAGTTCAATTTCAGCCAGTTTGAGAAGGTGTTCGATATCGTCTGCACCCAGGGCGGCTTTTACGGTATGCCGCGCAAGCTGGCGGAAGAGCGCACCGAGAAATACCTGCGCAAACTGGGGCTCTGGGACAAGCGCAATACCCAGGCGCGTATGCTGTCTGGCGGCATGAAGCGCCGCCTGATGATTGCCCGGGCGTTACTGCACGAGCCCAAATTGTTGATCCTCGATGAGCCCACCGCTGGGGTCGATATCGAGTTGCGTCGCTCCATGTGGGAGTTTTTGCAGGAGATTAACGCGCAGGGCACCACCATTATTCTCACGACCCATTATCTGGAAGAGGCGGAAAGCCTGTGCCGCAATATCGCCATTATTGATAAGGGCGATATTGTCGAAAATACCTCCATCAAGTCCCTGCTCAAAACCCTGAGCCGGGAAGTGTTTATCCTGGATACCCGTGATGTGTTGGCCTCAGCCCCCGATTTCGGTGACTTTGACGGGCGCCTGCTGGATGAGCACAGCCTGGAGGTAACCATTGAAAAGGGGCAGTCCCTGAGTGACCTGTTTGTGCAGCTGAGTGCGCAGAATATTGCCGTGACCAGCATGCGAAACCGCGCCAATCGCCTGGAAGAACTCTTTGTATCACTGTTGGCTGACAACAAGCCGCAAGCCGAGGATGGGGAGGCCAAGCCATGA
- a CDS encoding ABC transporter permease, which produces MSPQLIWTAFSTIFRREVRRFTRIWPQTLVPPVITMSLYFVIFGSLIGKRIGEMGGYSYMEFVVPGLIMMAVITNSYGNVVSSFYSAKFQRSVEELLVSPTPNWVIMAGYVLGGVARGLIVGLIVTLIAMVFTSLQVQHIGITFLIVFLTSVLFALAGFINAIFANSFDDISIIPTFVLTPLTYLGGVFYSIELLSPFWQALSKLNPILYMVNAFRYGVLGVSDISVGWAFAGVLVFIALLSGWALHLMRHGKRLRH; this is translated from the coding sequence ATGAGCCCGCAATTGATCTGGACAGCCTTCTCGACCATTTTCCGGCGCGAGGTGCGGCGCTTCACCCGGATCTGGCCGCAGACCCTGGTGCCGCCGGTGATCACCATGTCTCTCTACTTTGTGATTTTCGGTTCGCTGATTGGCAAGCGCATCGGCGAGATGGGCGGCTATTCCTATATGGAGTTTGTGGTGCCCGGCCTGATCATGATGGCGGTCATCACCAACTCCTACGGCAACGTGGTCTCCTCATTTTACAGTGCCAAGTTTCAGCGCAGTGTTGAAGAACTGCTGGTATCACCCACACCTAACTGGGTAATTATGGCCGGCTATGTACTGGGCGGTGTGGCGCGGGGGCTGATTGTCGGGCTGATTGTTACCCTGATCGCTATGGTATTTACCTCGCTTCAGGTTCAGCACATTGGTATCACCTTTCTGATCGTGTTCCTGACGTCGGTACTGTTTGCCCTGGCCGGCTTTATCAATGCGATTTTTGCCAACAGTTTTGATGATATTTCGATTATCCCGACCTTTGTGCTAACACCATTGACGTATCTCGGTGGGGTCTTTTACTCCATTGAGCTGCTGTCGCCTTTCTGGCAGGCACTGTCAAAGCTGAACCCTATTCTTTATATGGTGAATGCCTTCCGTTACGGCGTGCTCGGCGTGTCTGATATCAGTGTGGGCTGGGCCTTTGCCGGTGTGCTGGTGTTTATTGCGCTGCTGTCAGGGTGGGCGCTTCACCTGATGCGCCACGGCAAACGGCTGCGTCATTGA